The nucleotide sequence tgcaatttttttttgttcttgttaatgttttgttgttttgtgagttgtgattgaaatgtggtttcttTGATTTGGGAATGATATTGGGTGATAAAAGATTGTAACTTTTTGCATTCCTATACTCAAATCACTGTTACATTGATGACACGAACTTGTAAGAGAAAGTAACTTACTAGGTTATCTGGATCTTAATTAGCTGCTTCTGAGAACCTGTTTTCGAGAACTCAAATTCGAGGCATTATGGTGTTATAGTGACCTGATTCTGAGTTCAGTGGTTTTCAGATTAGCTATATACACAGGCCGTCAAAAATTGTGTATGCTCATTGCTCACAAATAGTTTCATATTCGCCAGTACTACCACATAATTGGGTCGAAATATATCACTTAATTTGAATGCTCTATGTTACGGTTGTTGAGGAACATTTTGTAATTCAAGATGTAATTTTCAGCGCTACTGGtgaattttgtgtcttgttcaCCTTGTTGCCGACTATGGTTAATGTCCGAAATGTGCCTACTGCCTACTTACCACCATACAGCCCTTAGAGCAAGAAACTGGGATATTTTTTCGTTTAATTAAGTTGGAGGCTTAATACTAATTTAATCTGTTAAGGAAAATTATAGGTCCTTCTGTCAGGAGATAATATTGATATTGTAGACAGCAATTTGGTGTTATCAGCTGCACTATTGTTCGTATAGGTTGTATCAGCATAGAAGTAATTTGTTTGCTGCTAGAGTCCTGGATTCCTTATTCTTTCTTAAGTGCATTTTTCGGTTTTCATTAGGTCATCAGTAGTTAGATATATTAAATAAAACCAGTGAAGAAATATGGGCTGTGTTTGTACAGTAGCTAATGTTCATGgagtttgaattatttttttatccctCCTTTTTTATCTCCTTCCCATCCATTTGATGAGGATGAAATGAGAAGCAACCAATCTGATCATGCCCTACATATTTGATTAATTTTCAAGTGGTTTCTCATGCTCCTTCTCCCCTTTTGACAATATGTGTAGTAGCTTATGTTTGCTGACAATAAAAGATAATCACCTAGTCGGGTTAGCCTTAATAATGCATGTTGTGATTTGCGTTGTGATTATATTGGTACAATTTCTGTTTACCAGATGTTTATTTCAGCAGGCTGTTTCATGTTTCATGACTTCTTGTTGCTCTCTGATAGTGACAAAATCTTGTTAGTCATCGACTCATTTGTGTCTCCCATTTGCAGGATGCTCCCTATTTCTTGCTCTTATGATAGACAGACTACACCACTACATTAGAGAACTTCGTATACGCAGAAAGAGTATGGAAGCCCTTAAGAAACAGAACAGAGGATCTGAGGATGGAAAATCTAGCATTTTGGATCAGATGAAAGTTTCGGAGAATGAGATGGCTACGTTGCGGGCTAGACTCAAACAGCTGGAATCAGATATCGAGACAAAGACAAAAGATGTTCATACTGCAGAGTCCAACGTCCTCGCTCTAAGAAAACAATCGGAAGGGTTTCTTCTCGAGTATGACCGCTTACTTGAAGAAAACCAAAAGTTAAAGAATCAGTTGAAGTCATTGGACTGGAGAGTGTCACGTTTAGGTAGCAAGAAAGATTCATAAGGGATTTTGCCCACATTTTGAGATTTTTAATTTGTTATGTAATTCCATTGAACTTTTTTTGTGAGTGTTTTGagatgtgtttatttattacATTAATTTGTCATATATGCTAATTatggggggagagagagggggagagagagaggcttaCCACTTTGTATGGTTGATGTAACTAAAAGTTGAGTGTTGAAGTAGAATAGATCAATTATTCCATTTTGTCTTGATAGACTTTGTAGGCCTGTTCAAATCTATCATCGATATTGTTTCAAACTTAACCACCTATTATTAGGTGTTGAGTTTTAttacaaaagcacttaaagggctttctgcaagaagcagtagttatgtgcttcttacaAGAAGCAGTAAAGTGGTTTTTTTAAGATTCACTTGTTATTTTACTGAAgattggttttaaaaaaaattcattaaaagcactttcagtcattttaaaagtattttcagACGAGctattttgttttataattgATTACGCTAGGAAGTAGACGGGTTTATTGTGTGatttgaattgaagaagaaaatgtttGGATTCGTTTCGTAGCGATTTCCTTTGCCACGGTTGATTTAACCATTACCCACTTTGTGTTTTGGCTACTAGTACTGATGATGATCACAAATAAAAAACCGGCTTCGGCtagggaaaagaaaaggaatgaaAAGTCCAAAAGACCAGCGTTTTAGCtactaggaaaaaaaaaaggaaacaaatcaaACCAGTCAAGAGCTGGATTAATTCTTGACACACATTCCGGATTCTGCTTGTAAAATCCCTTACTTCCATGGGATTCCAAACCAACTTACCCAAAAGCCTAAGTATCGTaaccatacacacacacacacacacatgtataaaTATACAGGCCctttatgtttatatatatacgcTCTACATGTCTGCACTATTTGTACAAGGAAAGTTAGTGAACCACCAGACCCATCTAACGAGCTTCTTTGTCGAAGCTTTCTGGGGATATCACTCATGGAGCTTTTAACTCTCACTAGCATGTTCGGCTTGAAATTCGCAAAGGGCATGCTCCAGTTTCTCTTCTTCGTGCACTACGTCGCGATGATCCAAACACCTTTCGAGCGCATTGTCAGTTGCTACTGCCTGCTCCTTGACTTCATTCTCATCGgtaatcttcattttttttaggctgggttttctctttctttcatgttatttttctctatctaatttgtttttactataTATTAACACGTTTGAGTTGCTTATCTACAGGGTTGTTCCTAGTCCTTGATTTCATCTTGCACCGAGTACGCGAGGATGTCAAAAAACTTGACAGACAAACGAAATTGATGGGGGAACTGCGCAACAGATTTGAGGAAAACAATAATCGCTTGCTTGAGGAGAAAGAAAACCAATTGCAATCGTTGAGCACAAAGCTCGACGAAGTTCAATCCGAGCTCGAGACCAAAACAATAGATGTTTCTGATCTAAGAAACGCATTGGGGGTTGCAGAAAACAAACGTCTACACAAGTGGTTGGAATCGGAAGATATGTTTGTCGGGTTTGATCGGTTGCTTGGGGAGAAAGATGACCAATTGCGATCGTTGAGAACAAGGGTCAACAACGCAGAATTGGAGCGCGACACTAAGGCGAAAGACACTAATGTCGCACAAGCTAATGTTCTTGTTCTAAACAAGTTGATCGGACATGTAATTAAGGAGCAGAGTCTTGTCCATGGAGAGAATGAGAGTTTAAAGCAGCAGTTACAGTTGTCGTCAAACGCCAAACTCAAACTTGATCAATTGCTTGAAGAAAACAAGCTTTTGAAAACAAAGCTCATTAGCTTCAGCCAAGTAGAATCTGAACTCGAGACCACAACCGGAAAACTGAATGATGCAGAAGTAAATTTAAGGAATTTAAGCAACGCATTCGGAGAGCTACTTGATGCGCAAGGTATTGCAATCGAGGCAAACCAAAGTTTACAAAAGGAGCTACAATCTTCGGACACAAGGCTCAAACAGCTACAACATGAGCTTGAGACAAAGACAGGAGAGATTTACGCTGCAAAGGACCGCGCGATTGTGCAAGAGAAACAATCCGAAGAGGCTTTCACTGAGTACGACCGTATGCTTGCGTATAAAAAGGACGAACTGGAATCGTTGAAAACAAAGCTCGACCAACTACAATTTGAGCTTAATGGTGCAGAAGACGATGCTAATTTTATGAGGAATCTATTTGGACGATTACTTGATGATCAAGATGAGGTATACGAGAAAAATAGAACATTACAGAGTTGGTTGCAGGCATCATTCACTACACTAAAAAAGCTCGAATACGAAGTTGCAACAAAGACGGAGGATCTTCGTGCCGCAAACGACGAAATTATGGCTGTGAACAAAGATTCGGATTATTTTTTCCAAGAGTATGTTCGATTACTTGACGAGAACAAGATCTTAGACAGAAGACTGAAGTGGGAGGCTGCCAAGCACTCAGAAGGTGGTAGCGACGATTGATAAGGGAGGGATTGCAGACCAATTgagatatatttttatttttattttgtttgagagctagttttatttttcacattCTAATTAGCCAATCTATGTTATCAagtcttctctttttctttcagcTTGTGCGCCCGCCTTGTATGCATAATCAGACGACAAGACGGGTGCCCAAACGCAGTCTTCGGATTGTGTATAAATGCAAAAAATGTTATGTACCAAGATGGGCAAGCTCAAAAGGCAATAGACTTGTTTGCTGTATTAAAAAATGGTGAGAAAAGGTAAAACAAGAAGCATGCACAAGCAACCACAACTTTTTGTTTACAAAATTAAGATTTGAATAAAATACATAACTGTTACATTTAGAGGCCATCCAAGCCTTTCTCTTACTATGCCTAATGCTAAAGCTAGCTGCATCACAAGTctccaaacccaaacccaaatccaaacccaaacccaagCAACTACTAGGATCCGTATTTGTATCCGGATTCGTATTTGTTGGCCTGTCGAAAATACTTTTGGTATACTGTGACGAGATATTGGCCTCATTCGGCGGCGATAAGAGGCACAGCGGCAAGTGTTTGGACTGCCCGGCGGCGAGAAGCGGAAAAATGGTGTGTGGTTGTGCTACATCTTGTTTGTTGAAGTTGTCACTTCTAACCGTGACCCAATTTTCTTCATCCGAAGCCCAATTGGGAATTTCTCGAGACGACGCCGCAATGCCTTCACCCAACTTTCGGATCCTCTCCTTAGCTGAATAATCCGAACCACTGCTCTCACGGGTCGGATGCCAAATCTGGTCTGATTCAAATTCCTCCTCTTCCCACAAACTACGATCCAACACGGTGGTGGGACTTAGCAGATCATTGGGTGCCTCGACTACAAATCCATGCTCCAGAAGCTCACCCGCCGACCACCTCTCCAGTGGGTCCCCAATCAAACACTTGGCGACAAAGTCCCTGCCTTGCTGCGAGAGAGAGCTTGGTATCTCCGGCGCATCGCCGGAAAACCCGATTCGGTACAGCGCCGATACCGGGTCGCAAACGTCGTTCCACGGCGCCCGCCCGGTGGCCATCTCGATTATTGTGCATCCCAGAGCCCACACGTCGGCGGCTATCCCCTGTTCCTCCCCGCGCGCCACCTCCGGCGCCATGTACAGAGGGGTCCCACCAATCGGCGAATCACAATCGGAATTCACGAGGCGAGCGCAACCCAAGTCGGCGAGCTTCACGTTGGCGCCATTTTCCGCGACCAGAATGTTCCGACACTTGACGTCGCAGTGAGCGATTTGATTGGAGTGGAGGTGTTGCAGTCCGCGTAGAATCTGCTTCGCGTAGCACCTGATGGCGGCCTCTTCTAGGCACCCGCCTTGCCGTCGGATTGCGTCGGAGATTGTGCCACCAGGCGCGTATTCTAAAAATAAATTGTACAAAACGTCGCCGTTCTCAGTTGAGATGTTGTGGCCTTTGTAATGTACAATATGGGGAGAGCTCAACGTAGACAAAATTGCTTGCTCCTTTTGGAGGAATTGGGATTGTGCGAGCTTGGCTGACTTGACTGCGAAAACCTCGCCGGAGACATGTGACTTGGCAATGGAGACCGTGGCGGAGGAGCCGAGGCCGATGGTTCGGCCCCTAGTCCAATCCATTCAATGACGATAACAAAGGATTAGACGAACAGAACTACACAACGGATAGGAGGTACAAGTTTGGTATGTGTTAAAGTTTGTTTTGGTTGGACTGGGATTTGGGAGGTGGAATATATATGAGTGgagaaggtggtggtggtgagtaAAAATGTGAGGAGTAGTCTTGTGGGCGTGGTTTGGTATGCGGGGTTGGCTTTAGCTTGAGGCCTGGTGAGCGAAGCTAATGCCTTTTCAAACACATTTCTCACTCTTTCGGCTTTTTTAGGACCAAAGGGCGGGCCGCCGTCTTCTCTAATTCATCTGAGGCCTCCACGTGGTAAAAGGAGGGTGCAAACTGTTTTTGGCCGGCGGTTACGTAAGCTGGGCGTTGGGGACGAATGGGATATGGTTAAAGTAAATTCCACGCATTTGGGACTTGCTTACGTAGTCCTTACGCATTGGGGTGCGAATAGAAAATGAATGGAATATTCTTGTTTGGGAGAGAGTTTTTAGTGTGTCCAGAACATGAAGTGATACTTCATGTTTTACTATACAAGTGGTCGAGTGGTGAGAtatttatgttaaaaaattaacaaattaaaaaataaaacttctctCCAGTTATATAATAACATGTAATGTACTACTCGTGTTTCAGACATAATGAGAATTTCTCCTTGTTTGGTGGGATGTATGAGGCCTAATTATGTAGAAAATGGATTGACTTGAATACTCTCTAGTACAACTCCCACTAAGCAACAGCGAACTCATTTTTCTCCCGAGTTGGATGCATAATTTGTGCCCATTTTAGTAATAAGTTTGGCAAGTCTAGGATATGGTTTGGTAAGTGTTGAATACataggaggcagattgtctgccctcatGTTATAGTGCCCTTCttatcccctcctatttgtgcggtcgcggttaagccacgtcaacattttatattgattttgttatagagataataa is from Malus sylvestris chromosome 5, drMalSylv7.2, whole genome shotgun sequence and encodes:
- the LOC126621605 gene encoding uncharacterized protein LOC126621605 translates to MIQLLFVVILSEMVMILAFLFKTPFRKLVILGLDQIKRGRGPVVVATVAATVFVVLMTNVYGIVKIRASRIDKAAVLSPTDQVLLIKHLLDATLMGCSLFLALMIDRLHHYIRELRIRRKSMEALKKQNRGSEDGKSSILDQMKVSENEMATLRARLKQLESDIETKTKDVHTAESNVLALRKQSEGFLLEYDRLLEENQKLKNQLKSLDWRVSRLGSKKDS
- the LOC126621600 gene encoding mitogen-activated protein kinase kinase kinase 18-like; this translates as MDWTRGRTIGLGSSATVSIAKSHVSGEVFAVKSAKLAQSQFLQKEQAILSTLSSPHIVHYKGHNISTENGDVLYNLFLEYAPGGTISDAIRRQGGCLEEAAIRCYAKQILRGLQHLHSNQIAHCDVKCRNILVAENGANVKLADLGCARLVNSDCDSPIGGTPLYMAPEVARGEEQGIAADVWALGCTIIEMATGRAPWNDVCDPVSALYRIGFSGDAPEIPSSLSQQGRDFVAKCLIGDPLERWSAGELLEHGFVVEAPNDLLSPTTVLDRSLWEEEEFESDQIWHPTRESSGSDYSAKERIRKLGEGIAASSREIPNWASDEENWVTVRSDNFNKQDVAQPHTIFPLLAAGQSKHLPLCLLSPPNEANISSQYTKSIFDRPTNTNPDTNTDPSSCLGLGLDLGLGLETCDAASFSIRHSKRKAWMASKCNSYVFYSNLNFVNKKLWLLVHASCFTFSHHFLIQQTSLLPFELAHLGT